GCATGCGGCCCGAAGCGGCGCCGGCGACGGGTCGGAGCTGCGCTTCGCCGACGGCGCGGGCGGCTTCGCCGAGCGGATCGCGGACGGATTGGGCGACCGGGTGCTGCTGGGTCGGCCTGCGGGCGCCGTCCGGGACACTGGCGACGGCGTCGAGGTGGAGTCGCCGAGCGGGGCGCCGATTCGAGCCGGCAGGGCGATCGTCGCCGTGCCGCTGCACGCGCGTGCGCGCATCCGCGGTCTGCGCCCGACGCCGGTCGGTCGCTACGGGATGGCGGTGAAGTCGCTCTTCGTCCTCGACGCCGACCTGCCCGACGGTGCGCCGGCGGCCGTGATCACCGACTCCGTGATCGGCTACACGTACCGCCACGGCCCGCGCACGCTGGGGAGCTTCGTCGGCTCCACACCGGCGGCATGGCTGCTCCGGCAGCCGCCCACGATCGCCGACCGCGCGGTCGGCGAGGCTGTCCGCGCCTGCTTCGGCGCCCGGCTGGAGCGGATCGTGCGCGTCTCCTACCGGCGCAGTTACCTGATCTTCGCCCCGGGCGAGCTGGACGGCTGGGGCAGCCGCCTGGCCGACCCGGACGACCGAATCCACTACGCCGGCGCCGAGACATCGGCGCTGCCCAGCTTCATGGAGGGCGCTGCCCTGGCGGGCGAGCGGGCGGCGGCTGAGGTGCTGGCAGCGGGGTAGCCGTCAGGTGCGGCGGTGCTGCCCGGGGGATTGGGTCGCCGCCTGCGTGGTGGTGCGGCCGACGGTTACCCCCGCTGATAAAGGCAGTTGGCGGTATCGGCATGTGTCATTTGCAGATCCCCGACACTCACAGGCGTTCCAGACGACGCGCAGCGGCAGGGACTTCGTCAGGACGCTGATGGGCGTGTGGCAGGCCAACGGGTGCGTGACAGCCGCACGTCATCGTGCCCTCGATGCCCATCTCGACCAGCTACGCGCCCCACGACCACGCGCCAGGCCCGGCGCTACGCCTGGCCCGACTCGAAGCCAGATACGCGAACGGCGCACTACCCATCGACCCGCCCCCAGCCGCCGCACACTCCAAAGCTGCACGCCGAACGCCGCTGGCTCAGCCGCCCGCCGCCCTAACCGGCCGCCGGCGCGAAGCCCATCCGCTCCTTGATGAGCGTGACGGTCGCACCCGAGACCTCACGCGCCCGCTCGGCCCCGGCGGCCAACACCGCCTGCAGATGATCAGGGTCGGCGCGCAGCTCGAGGTAGCGCTCGCGCACCGGGCGCAGGTACTCGACGACCGCGTCGGCGACGTCGGTCTTGAACTGGCCGTAGCCGGCGCCGTCGTAGGCGGTCTCGACCTCCTCGGCGCTTCGGCCGGTCGCGACGGCGGCGATCTCGATCAGGTTCGCGATCCCCTCCTTGCCCTCGCCGCGGCGCACCTCGCGGCCCGAGTCGGTGACCGCGGAGCGCACCTTCTTCGCCACGACCTCGGGCGGGTCGACGACGAGCACGGTGCCCTGCGGCGTCCC
This region of Gaiellales bacterium genomic DNA includes:
- a CDS encoding FAD-dependent oxidoreductase, which encodes MHDAVVVGAGISGLVAAHRLQADGADVVVLEASGRVGGRVWTPTAAGVRFEAGGEAVDRVNEALRTVAGEVGAELRDSEVGWGDHGPVPVRWHVGGRMFARAEGAYLRLGAELERLGGEAGPHDDVLTVADWLAAEGASAQEWAACETAIAITASTVPLRQMSLRALAVKHAARSGAGDGSELRFADGAGGFAERIADGLGDRVLLGRPAGAVRDTGDGVEVESPSGAPIRAGRAIVAVPLHARARIRGLRPTPVGRYGMAVKSLFVLDADLPDGAPAAVITDSVIGYTYRHGPRTLGSFVGSTPAAWLLRQPPTIADRAVGEAVRACFGARLERIVRVSYRRSYLIFAPGELDGWGSRLADPDDRIHYAGAETSALPSFMEGAALAGERAAAEVLAAG